The following coding sequences are from one Streptomyces dengpaensis window:
- a CDS encoding acyl-CoA thioesterase, which yields MCGELSVVWHGGEPLATGAQEDPHAQVHLSAPAVLGRRQQLRARQQLPLPDLSRRRHAFVVQRSVIDYQTPMDYRDQPVHVDVWVVTCRGARLELGYAIRDAENTYAEATTKMAAYNLETGAPRRISEAEAEFFARYKAA from the coding sequence ATGTGTGGGGAGTTAAGCGTCGTCTGGCACGGCGGGGAGCCCCTGGCCACCGGTGCACAGGAAGACCCTCATGCCCAAGTTCACCTATCCGCTCCCGCTGTGCTGGGCCGACGCCAACAGCTACGGGCACGTCAACAGCTCCCGCTACCTGATCTATCTCGACGGCGGCACGCCTTCGTGGTTCAGCGGTCCGTCATCGACTACCAGACGCCGATGGACTACCGCGACCAACCCGTACACGTGGATGTCTGGGTCGTCACCTGCCGCGGCGCGCGGCTCGAGCTGGGGTACGCCATCAGGGACGCCGAGAACACGTACGCCGAGGCGACAACCAAGATGGCCGCCTACAACCTGGAGACGGGTGCACCGCGCCGCATCTCGGAGGCTGAGGCCGAATTCTTCGCGCGCTACAAAGCGGCGTGA
- a CDS encoding pyridoxal-dependent decarboxylase: MIFDRFPEPVLTQRGDGPDGHLTSGASEATLSALCIAHNLLRTGGHRIPVLTSDLCHSSVAKAAEILDLDLVRLPAGPAWTLTREQIRQAAAEAIADGVTGIIVVATAGNYNSGFAGPVDEIATDLRDIAFQRPGHVRCFLHVDAAHGGFVFPFTAPTCLDDLRRHRLIPTVLAEESRRRGLPLAEQLGTQDCVNTPQDIHPDNILIQPGGKIALLDFNHATPAEAASDFVKLDRWCLPSAPTANTCWQQRGAPADPLFEQRLAFHRLVITLPYFLYWHGRDPTQPPGAPQPCEPNWSEHDCQRNRRRPGSSTGRRARRPGRRRAAAARRSHRSGPGTA, translated from the coding sequence TTGATCTTCGATCGGTTCCCAGAACCCGTTCTCACCCAAAGAGGGGATGGACCCGACGGACACCTGACCAGCGGTGCCAGCGAAGCGACCCTCTCCGCCCTGTGCATCGCCCACAACCTGCTGCGCACCGGCGGCCACCGGATACCCGTGCTCACCTCGGACCTGTGCCACTCCTCCGTCGCCAAAGCCGCAGAGATCCTCGACCTCGACCTCGTACGCCTGCCCGCCGGACCCGCCTGGACTCTGACCCGTGAACAGATCCGCCAGGCCGCCGCCGAGGCCATCGCGGACGGGGTTACCGGGATCATCGTGGTGGCCACCGCCGGGAACTACAACAGCGGCTTCGCCGGCCCCGTCGACGAGATCGCCACAGACCTGCGCGACATCGCCTTCCAGCGCCCCGGACACGTCCGCTGCTTCCTGCACGTCGACGCCGCGCACGGCGGATTCGTCTTCCCCTTCACCGCCCCGACCTGCCTCGACGATCTCCGCCGGCATCGGCTGATCCCCACCGTGCTCGCCGAGGAGAGCCGCCGACGCGGTCTGCCGCTGGCCGAACAGCTCGGCACCCAGGACTGCGTGAATACCCCTCAGGACATCCACCCCGATAACATCCTCATCCAACCCGGCGGCAAGATCGCCCTGCTCGACTTCAACCACGCCACCCCGGCGGAAGCCGCCAGTGACTTCGTCAAACTCGACCGCTGGTGCCTGCCCTCCGCCCCGACCGCCAACACCTGCTGGCAGCAACGCGGGGCCCCGGCCGACCCGTTGTTCGAGCAGCGCCTCGCCTTCCACCGCCTGGTCATCACCCTGCCGTACTTCCTGTACTGGCACGGCCGTGACCCCACCCAGCCCCCGGGTGCACCGCAGCCCTGCGAACCGAACTGGAGCGAACATGACTGCCAACGAAACCGCCGCCGCCCCGGCTCCAGCACCGGCCGGCGGGCCCGGCGTCCAGGTCGTCGCCGCGCTGCTGCGGCGCGGCGATCACATCGTTCTGGTCCAGGAACAGCGTGA
- a CDS encoding tyrosine-type recombinase/integrase, with amino-acid sequence MKRTSTSTAIGLQGADISFRQSTPEAVVFLHRTAQARTAGPWPFDASAVLERSGACDGKCFILGPDGSYDVQLNRFGRELDSWGVRSDNGHEGYMRDIMLYCRFLHESRGGKSIWETDSADLRAYKVVRMRMDDENSISAATWRRSIAALDKWVEWSLYEELLDREPFRYIDNTVMTPQGPKRVRVNAEYDVHDDQEPLRIVQFVDYLLWRNVGLLGELPDGRPDPKWRGRHGARNALFADSLVYTGMRLGEGASLLTTELPPVEGGRGEIYLAAQVTKRHKARRVFANRRTLRAWHHYLSIERSAVVEQARARERYVGLEEFVPVGRAGRHALTVVGSSRAWSYSKIGVGVRQNLFRVDAVGLPREPLALWLGEDGYPLKSSTWQSAFRRANERCASFGIDVEVSPHTLRHVFSA; translated from the coding sequence ATGAAGCGCACCAGCACTTCAACGGCCATCGGTCTGCAAGGAGCCGACATCTCCTTCCGCCAGTCGACGCCGGAGGCCGTGGTCTTCCTACACCGGACTGCGCAGGCTCGGACAGCCGGTCCGTGGCCCTTCGACGCGTCGGCCGTGTTGGAACGGTCGGGAGCATGCGACGGCAAGTGCTTCATCCTCGGCCCCGACGGTTCGTACGACGTCCAGTTGAACCGGTTCGGGCGCGAACTCGACAGCTGGGGGGTGCGGTCGGACAACGGGCACGAGGGCTACATGCGCGACATCATGCTGTACTGCCGGTTCCTGCACGAGTCCCGGGGAGGGAAGTCGATATGGGAGACGGACAGTGCTGATCTGCGCGCCTACAAGGTCGTCCGAATGCGGATGGACGACGAGAACTCGATCAGCGCTGCCACGTGGCGCCGGTCCATCGCGGCTCTCGACAAGTGGGTGGAGTGGTCCCTGTACGAGGAACTGCTGGATCGCGAGCCGTTCCGGTACATCGACAATACGGTCATGACGCCGCAGGGCCCGAAGCGCGTCCGGGTCAACGCCGAGTACGACGTGCACGACGACCAAGAGCCCCTGCGTATTGTGCAGTTCGTTGACTACCTGCTGTGGCGCAATGTCGGGCTGCTGGGCGAGCTGCCGGACGGCAGACCGGACCCGAAGTGGCGTGGTCGGCACGGTGCGCGCAACGCGCTGTTCGCCGACTCGCTCGTCTACACCGGCATGCGCCTGGGCGAGGGGGCGAGTCTGCTGACGACCGAGCTTCCTCCCGTGGAAGGGGGCAGGGGCGAGATCTACCTCGCGGCTCAGGTGACCAAGCGACACAAGGCCCGCAGGGTGTTCGCGAATCGGCGGACGCTGCGGGCGTGGCACCACTACCTGTCGATCGAGCGGTCGGCCGTGGTGGAGCAGGCGCGGGCCCGTGAGCGGTACGTCGGGCTGGAGGAGTTCGTTCCGGTGGGTCGCGCGGGGCGTCACGCCTTGACGGTGGTGGGCTCTTCCCGCGCCTGGTCGTACTCGAAGATCGGCGTCGGCGTGCGGCAGAACCTGTTCCGTGTGGATGCTGTCGGCCTGCCGCGGGAGCCGCTGGCGCTGTGGCTGGGCGAGGACGGGTATCCGCTCAAGTCCTCCACGTGGCAGTCAGCGTTCCGCCGGGCCAACGAGCGCTGTGCGTCCTTCGGGATCGACGTAGAGGTTTCGCCCCATACTCTCCGTCATGTTTTCTCCGCTTAG
- a CDS encoding helix-turn-helix domain-containing protein yields the protein MRELDETAAGGPIGARLAAWRRHRDLTRDDLASRTGLELDYLAGLETGREWVDRRGRLAALATALRLDVADLTGQPYPPRGQEHAAVRAVAFHLRRSLVRRQPDTAPGVLLEELAERTRAAARADSAGDEHHLALALPELIDAADHALAATAGPGREEAVRLRVDAHVLAAGLLRRLGYKDLAWMLLHRARPGTREPLPVLVEEVRLLIDFGLPEYALARAERAEDAGADWELPALAAVAQAMAGRRPEAERLLATAAERAADARESALVIAARAAVAAEVGDAAGAADHVRAADHAALDGAHRSSLLVVAAAAEARQDRADQAAVRLFEADAAAPLRLRLDPLARDLVAALTDRTTVQTAAVRDLAERAGLR from the coding sequence ATGCGCGAGCTGGACGAGACGGCCGCCGGCGGCCCGATTGGGGCACGCCTGGCCGCCTGGCGCCGCCACCGGGACTTGACCCGGGATGACCTCGCCTCCCGCACCGGCCTGGAGCTCGATTACCTCGCCGGGCTGGAGACAGGCCGGGAGTGGGTGGACCGCCGCGGCCGGCTGGCAGCGCTGGCCACCGCCTTGCGGCTGGATGTCGCGGACCTGACCGGGCAGCCCTATCCGCCGCGCGGACAGGAGCACGCGGCGGTGAGGGCGGTCGCCTTCCACCTGCGGCGCAGCCTGGTCCGCCGACAACCGGATACGGCCCCCGGCGTGCTGCTGGAGGAGCTGGCGGAGCGGACCCGGGCTGCCGCACGGGCCGACTCCGCAGGCGACGAGCACCATCTCGCGCTCGCGCTGCCGGAATTGATCGACGCGGCCGACCACGCGCTGGCCGCCACTGCGGGGCCCGGCAGGGAAGAGGCGGTGCGGCTGCGCGTGGACGCCCATGTGCTGGCCGCCGGACTGCTTCGGCGCCTGGGTTACAAGGACCTGGCGTGGATGCTGCTGCACCGGGCTCGCCCCGGCACCCGCGAACCGCTTCCGGTACTGGTCGAGGAGGTGCGCCTGCTGATCGACTTCGGCCTGCCGGAGTACGCGCTGGCCCGCGCCGAACGCGCCGAGGACGCCGGAGCCGACTGGGAGCTGCCGGCACTGGCCGCCGTCGCCCAAGCCATGGCCGGACGCCGCCCGGAGGCCGAACGACTCCTTGCCACGGCCGCCGAACGGGCCGCCGACGCACGGGAGTCGGCCCTGGTGATCGCAGCCCGCGCCGCCGTCGCCGCCGAAGTGGGCGACGCAGCCGGGGCCGCCGACCACGTACGCGCGGCGGATCATGCCGCACTCGACGGCGCCCACCGCTCCAGTCTGCTGGTGGTCGCCGCGGCGGCCGAGGCCCGCCAGGACCGTGCCGACCAGGCCGCCGTCCGACTCTTCGAGGCCGACGCGGCGGCACCGCTGCGGCTGCGGCTGGACCCCCTCGCCCGGGACCTGGTCGCCGCGCTCACCGACCGCACCACCGTTCAGACCGCGGCGGTGCGGGATCTGGCCGAGCGGGCCGGGCTGCGGTGA
- a CDS encoding radical SAM protein yields MLESVRHLDQVAREWNVNPEEVLLIALNASGARSPLAKPRMRFRLRLDSRPDTPLFLILSLGREDSPFELDEYELRLNGEKVGEVDGIEDDDAVLGYWRNGTKMLTLNSNARSQCTGCVFCPNTLEDASDPKIKALDLPGYLGALAANSGMEDLSAVETVTVCTGCFLYENLALDHLAEVRAAMGQNGCTGTLHFLSSVLSSDKGMDAAAGLGPFHLTLTAECFTERRQILKESKAKLTPAEMTAALGRAKQRSITTDFTYIVGLDPIEDAIEHLKDFVPVTTAFPRFQTYQAHNAFMDVYRTPGSDTIEWHLTMRRHLEELFAPTGLRPQWWQNYRSPWCFTFAGEELTGAKI; encoded by the coding sequence ATGCTCGAATCGGTCCGCCACCTTGACCAGGTGGCCCGCGAGTGGAACGTCAACCCCGAGGAGGTGCTGCTGATCGCGCTGAACGCCTCCGGCGCCCGGTCCCCGTTGGCCAAGCCCCGCATGCGCTTTCGGCTGCGGCTGGACTCCCGCCCCGACACCCCGCTGTTCCTGATCCTCTCGCTGGGCCGTGAGGACTCCCCGTTCGAGCTGGACGAGTACGAGCTGCGGCTGAACGGCGAGAAGGTCGGCGAGGTCGACGGCATCGAGGACGACGACGCGGTGCTGGGCTACTGGCGCAACGGCACGAAGATGCTCACCCTCAACTCCAACGCCCGCAGCCAGTGCACCGGTTGCGTGTTCTGCCCCAACACCCTCGAAGACGCGTCCGACCCGAAGATCAAGGCCCTGGACCTGCCCGGCTACCTCGGCGCTCTCGCGGCGAACTCCGGCATGGAGGACCTGTCGGCCGTGGAGACGGTGACGGTCTGCACCGGCTGCTTCCTCTACGAGAACCTCGCGCTGGACCATCTCGCCGAGGTCCGCGCGGCGATGGGCCAGAACGGCTGCACCGGCACCCTGCACTTCCTGTCCTCGGTGCTGAGCAGCGACAAGGGAATGGACGCCGCCGCCGGTCTGGGCCCGTTCCACCTGACGCTGACCGCCGAGTGCTTCACCGAGCGGCGGCAGATCCTCAAGGAGTCCAAGGCCAAGCTCACCCCCGCCGAGATGACCGCCGCTCTGGGCCGGGCGAAGCAGAGGAGCATCACCACCGACTTCACCTACATCGTCGGCCTGGACCCGATCGAGGACGCGATCGAGCACCTGAAGGACTTCGTGCCGGTCACTACCGCCTTCCCCCGGTTCCAGACCTACCAGGCCCACAACGCGTTCATGGACGTCTACCGCACGCCGGGCTCGGACACGATCGAGTGGCACCTGACCATGCGCCGGCACCTGGAGGAGCTCTTCGCCCCCACGGGCTTGCGTCCGCAGTGGTGGCAGAACTACCGCAGTCCGTGGTGCTTCACCTTCGCCGGGGAGGAACTGACGGGGGCGAAGATCTGA
- a CDS encoding ATP-binding protein gives MSSTVMRHDFQVISEAEYVPLARRETAKVLADWGMSEEVVGTACLIVSELVTNVVQHAAVLSPTAAVTLAVEEQTALVLAVADAHPLKPKPLPAAHDLGGRGLFLVDALVREVHGRAEVLPETATGGKRIVIRLPLAPVAA, from the coding sequence ATGTCCAGCACTGTGATGCGCCACGACTTCCAAGTGATCTCCGAGGCCGAGTACGTACCGCTGGCCCGCCGCGAGACCGCCAAGGTCCTTGCCGACTGGGGCATGTCCGAGGAGGTCGTGGGCACCGCCTGCCTGATCGTCAGCGAGCTGGTGACGAACGTGGTGCAACACGCGGCTGTGCTTTCGCCCACCGCCGCGGTCACCCTCGCTGTCGAGGAGCAGACCGCGCTGGTGCTGGCCGTCGCGGATGCCCACCCGCTCAAGCCGAAGCCACTGCCCGCCGCCCACGACCTCGGTGGCCGCGGCCTGTTCCTGGTCGACGCCCTGGTGAGGGAAGTCCACGGCAGAGCCGAGGTCCTCCCGGAGACCGCCACGGGCGGCAAGCGGATCGTCATCCGTCTTCCCCTGGCTCCCGTTGCGGCCTGA
- a CDS encoding nucleoside 2-deoxyribosyltransferase domain-containing protein, translated as MTCEFRRQPVSDSRNPRASAGGISDCPDWQKTATAALDDLDITFLNPRRSNFPLHDPNAEADQVNWEYRHLRRAHLVVFWFPESPTSHQPIALYELGALVGKGGALVVGTDPSYVRRTNLVTQLAHARPELQVHTTLADTIEASRAAIRASR; from the coding sequence ATGACATGTGAGTTCCGACGCCAACCGGTCTCGGATTCTCGGAACCCACGCGCTTCCGCCGGGGGGATCTCTGATTGTCCCGACTGGCAGAAGACCGCGACAGCCGCACTCGACGACCTCGACATCACATTCCTCAACCCGCGCCGCAGCAACTTCCCGCTGCACGACCCAAACGCCGAAGCGGACCAGGTCAATTGGGAGTACCGGCATCTGCGCCGCGCCCATCTCGTCGTGTTCTGGTTCCCGGAGTCGCCCACCAGCCACCAGCCGATCGCCCTCTACGAACTGGGGGCGCTCGTTGGCAAGGGCGGCGCTCTGGTCGTCGGAACCGATCCCAGCTACGTACGCCGCACGAATCTGGTGACGCAGCTCGCCCACGCACGCCCGGAGCTTCAGGTCCACACCACACTGGCGGACACGATCGAAGCGAGCCGCGCAGCCATACGGGCTTCGCGGTGA
- a CDS encoding helix-turn-helix domain-containing protein — MNEEQAVKIGKRLRSARRQRGMSLRNLAGLAGVSVGYLSMVENGQRLLDRSSLITSFAEALQIAPSELTGQPFAPVDPHTGAAREAIPALRLTLMGLAMATPPDRRPPEVPAAVLTERVVMANRLYHRAEYGTLAAGLPTLLADLHAAAEAADGAARRELLKLLADAYHPACTLLLKNLGYTDLAFIAVTRAAEAIAELDDPVYSALSGFFHTHVLMAAGSPTQALAQATAASNALEAHLTGPDAHALLGELHLISATSLTQDRQRPGNTRAEDIRGHLAEAAKLAGRTGETRAWHLNFGPTNVGIHKVSLNTDLGLHGEAVTAGNGVHPETLAEAPGRQAAFHADLGRSLAHLRGSEAQAVAALLTAEEIAPQRIHANAPVRNTVEFLTDRQLPAHAARDLRGLAHRIGLPL; from the coding sequence ATGAACGAAGAGCAGGCCGTCAAGATCGGAAAGCGTCTGCGCTCCGCCCGCCGCCAGCGCGGGATGAGCCTGCGCAACCTCGCGGGCCTGGCCGGGGTGTCGGTCGGCTACCTGTCGATGGTGGAGAACGGCCAGCGGCTGCTGGACCGCTCCAGCCTCATCACCTCCTTCGCCGAGGCCCTGCAGATCGCCCCGTCCGAACTGACGGGCCAGCCCTTCGCCCCGGTCGACCCGCACACCGGCGCGGCTCGCGAGGCGATCCCCGCCCTGCGGCTGACGCTGATGGGCCTGGCCATGGCCACCCCACCGGACCGCCGCCCACCGGAGGTTCCGGCGGCGGTGTTGACCGAACGGGTGGTGATGGCCAACCGGCTCTATCACAGGGCCGAATACGGCACCCTCGCCGCCGGGTTGCCGACGCTGCTGGCCGACCTTCACGCAGCCGCCGAGGCCGCCGACGGCGCCGCCCGCCGCGAGCTGCTGAAGCTGCTGGCGGACGCCTACCATCCGGCCTGCACCCTGTTGCTGAAGAACCTCGGCTACACCGACTTGGCGTTCATCGCGGTGACCCGTGCCGCCGAGGCGATCGCGGAGTTGGACGACCCGGTCTACTCCGCCCTGTCCGGCTTCTTCCACACTCACGTGCTTATGGCCGCGGGCAGCCCCACCCAAGCCCTGGCACAGGCCACCGCTGCCTCCAATGCCCTCGAAGCGCACCTGACGGGCCCTGATGCCCATGCGCTGCTGGGTGAACTCCACCTGATCTCCGCCACCTCGCTGACCCAGGACCGGCAGCGGCCCGGCAACACCCGAGCCGAGGACATCCGCGGCCATCTGGCGGAGGCCGCCAAGCTGGCCGGCCGCACCGGCGAGACGCGCGCCTGGCACCTGAACTTCGGCCCCACCAACGTCGGCATCCACAAGGTGAGCCTGAACACCGACCTCGGTCTGCACGGAGAGGCCGTCACCGCCGGGAACGGGGTCCACCCCGAAACGCTGGCGGAGGCTCCCGGACGGCAGGCCGCCTTCCACGCCGACCTGGGCCGGTCGCTGGCCCATCTGCGAGGCAGCGAGGCCCAGGCGGTCGCTGCCCTGCTGACCGCCGAGGAGATCGCCCCGCAGCGCATCCACGCCAACGCACCAGTGAGGAACACCGTCGAGTTCCTCACCGACCGGCAGCTGCCCGCCCACGCCGCGCGGGACCTGCGGGGCCTGGCCCACCGCATCGGCTTGCCTCTCTGA
- a CDS encoding NUDIX domain-containing protein: protein MIALDDDGHVVLVEDDFYLQERRILHLPGGGIGGQEPQAAAVRELEEETGLVADETRLIGVIDPLPATTGARTHLFLATGLRPGRTHRDETEIGMTVQRWKLGDAVEAVRAGRITEAGSVAALLLAGLSR, encoded by the coding sequence GTGATCGCCCTAGATGACGACGGCCATGTCGTGCTGGTCGAGGACGACTTCTACCTCCAAGAACGTCGTATCCTGCACCTCCCCGGGGGCGGCATCGGGGGGCAGGAGCCACAGGCAGCAGCCGTCCGGGAACTGGAAGAGGAGACCGGCCTGGTTGCGGACGAGACACGTCTGATCGGCGTCATCGATCCGCTTCCTGCGACCACGGGTGCACGGACCCATCTCTTCCTGGCCACGGGCCTTCGGCCGGGTCGTACACATCGCGACGAGACCGAGATCGGCATGACGGTGCAGCGGTGGAAGCTGGGCGACGCCGTCGAAGCTGTGCGAGCCGGCCGGATCACCGAGGCCGGGAGCGTGGCCGCGCTCCTCCTGGCCGGACTATCCCGCTGA
- a CDS encoding helix-turn-helix domain-containing protein yields MPNKPRVLDLTHPLERFADRLRKLQRAAMARAQSPDELDNLQVERISGPHTASRATIYAALSGRRLPSPRTLLVMVLAWDARGVAAGQEWLDLRSETEEQLALYHSAEISRTADSDSQPAIRTPAVPSREGGGRRPHNPVDPNAPGAALAVTLRSLRRKAGNPPIRAISHAAGLSQSTVSRMLRGDRMPSLAAVTSVASVLETDEKALARVQEEWERTRWNDPSSAEGFEEEWDWRQAEHDALRERLRQRQEQLRWSEEELRRREERLAQLEQALADAQDAAASVEIDEVLKRVEERSAQLEQALADARNAAVSNAAIEQVGSDLTVWANDVQAEDDGIVDVEIVDEGSFSGAPALPSGEALSGQ; encoded by the coding sequence ATGCCGAACAAACCGCGGGTGCTCGATCTCACTCATCCCCTGGAACGTTTCGCTGATCGCCTGCGCAAACTCCAACGCGCAGCGATGGCGCGGGCTCAGTCTCCAGATGAGCTGGACAATCTCCAAGTGGAGAGGATCTCCGGGCCTCACACCGCGAGCAGGGCGACTATCTACGCAGCGCTCTCCGGCCGACGACTTCCGTCTCCACGAACCCTTCTTGTGATGGTCCTCGCATGGGACGCTCGTGGAGTCGCTGCAGGTCAGGAGTGGCTTGACCTCCGCAGTGAAACCGAGGAACAGCTCGCGCTCTACCACTCTGCAGAGATCTCACGAACAGCCGACTCTGACAGCCAGCCGGCTATTCGCACCCCAGCAGTGCCATCTCGCGAGGGGGGTGGCCGCCGCCCCCATAATCCCGTAGATCCCAATGCTCCTGGCGCTGCCCTAGCCGTGACCCTGCGAAGCCTGCGGAGGAAGGCTGGCAACCCGCCTATTAGGGCGATCAGCCACGCTGCTGGGCTCAGTCAGTCCACGGTGTCCAGGATGCTGAGAGGCGACCGTATGCCCTCGCTGGCCGCCGTCACCTCGGTCGCGTCCGTTCTGGAAACTGACGAGAAGGCTCTCGCTCGTGTGCAGGAAGAGTGGGAGCGCACTCGATGGAACGACCCGAGCTCGGCAGAGGGCTTCGAGGAGGAATGGGATTGGCGGCAGGCCGAGCATGACGCCCTGCGAGAGCGACTCCGCCAGAGACAAGAACAGCTCCGCTGGAGCGAGGAAGAACTGAGGCGCCGGGAAGAGAGATTGGCGCAGCTTGAGCAGGCCCTGGCTGATGCTCAGGATGCTGCCGCTTCGGTCGAGATTGACGAGGTACTGAAGCGCGTGGAGGAGAGGTCGGCGCAGCTTGAGCAGGCTCTGGCCGATGCTCGGAATGCTGCCGTGTCGAACGCCGCGATCGAGCAGGTTGGGAGCGATCTTACCGTTTGGGCCAATGATGTTCAGGCCGAGGACGACGGGATCGTCGACGTTGAGATCGTCGACGAGGGTAGCTTCTCTGGCGCCCCAGCCCTGCCAAGTGGTGAGGCCCTATCAGGGCAATGA
- a CDS encoding amidase family protein, with translation MTDLTRQPAHVQLRALDRREISSRELLDLHLDRIDATTLNAVVTRDDDAARQAAHTADERRARGEAVGVLDGLPITIKDSFETAGLRTTSGAEELADHIPDQDADAVARLRHQGAVIMGKTNTPAYCQDLHTDNALFGPTLNPHDPARTVGGSSGGPAAAVAAHLTPADLGSDLAGSLRLPAHYCGVYGLRPTHGLVPARGHVPRPPGWLTSSDMVTPGPLARHPRDLDLLLNALTTPAPGEGTPWCVDLPTVGKGVEHLSIAIWAEDPDCPVDHETAQALATLEEVLTAAGALVRHTPGPVRFTDSTSLFEQLLYATATATVDDETAAAELAAAGQLQDDDTSPRAIFLRHRSQTHRSWLRANEARARLRSDWQRLFTEHDVLVTPAAPTAAIPAGSRALAVDGQERNFFDQTGWVNLTSHIGLPSLVVPVTTTAQGLPIGVQVIGRPYADRVLLDVAERLATLLRAFG, from the coding sequence ATGACCGACCTGACCCGCCAGCCCGCGCACGTCCAACTGCGCGCTCTGGACCGCCGCGAGATCTCCAGCCGCGAGCTGCTTGACCTCCACCTTGACCGAATCGACGCCACCACGCTCAATGCCGTCGTCACCCGCGACGACGACGCGGCCCGGCAAGCCGCTCACACCGCCGACGAGCGCCGAGCTCGCGGCGAGGCCGTTGGGGTCCTCGACGGCCTCCCGATCACCATCAAGGACAGCTTCGAAACGGCCGGCCTGCGCACCACCAGCGGAGCCGAGGAACTGGCGGACCACATTCCTGACCAGGACGCCGACGCTGTCGCGCGGCTCCGCCACCAGGGCGCGGTGATCATGGGCAAGACCAACACCCCCGCCTACTGCCAGGACCTCCACACCGACAACGCCCTCTTCGGCCCCACACTCAACCCGCACGACCCAGCGCGGACGGTCGGTGGCTCCTCGGGGGGACCCGCCGCGGCGGTCGCAGCCCACCTCACCCCCGCCGACCTCGGCAGCGACCTCGCCGGCTCGCTGCGCCTGCCCGCCCACTACTGCGGGGTATACGGACTGCGGCCGACACACGGCCTCGTTCCGGCTCGCGGCCACGTTCCCCGGCCACCGGGCTGGCTCACCAGCAGCGACATGGTCACCCCCGGCCCCCTGGCGCGCCACCCCCGAGACCTCGACCTGCTGCTCAACGCGCTCACCACGCCGGCACCGGGCGAGGGGACGCCCTGGTGCGTAGATCTGCCGACGGTCGGCAAGGGCGTCGAGCACCTGAGCATTGCGATCTGGGCCGAGGACCCGGACTGCCCCGTCGACCACGAGACCGCACAGGCCCTTGCCACCCTTGAGGAGGTGCTGACCGCAGCCGGAGCCTTGGTCCGACACACGCCCGGACCTGTTCGCTTCACCGACTCCACGAGCCTGTTCGAACAACTCCTGTACGCCACCGCGACGGCCACAGTCGACGATGAAACCGCTGCTGCTGAACTCGCCGCGGCAGGACAACTGCAGGACGACGACACCAGCCCCCGCGCGATCTTCCTCCGCCACCGGAGCCAAACCCACCGCAGCTGGCTGCGTGCGAACGAAGCACGTGCCCGCCTCCGATCGGACTGGCAGCGGCTCTTCACGGAACACGACGTCCTCGTCACACCAGCCGCCCCCACAGCCGCGATCCCGGCAGGCAGCCGCGCCCTCGCGGTCGACGGCCAGGAGCGGAACTTCTTCGACCAGACTGGCTGGGTCAACCTCACCAGCCACATCGGCCTCCCCAGCCTGGTCGTACCAGTGACCACGACCGCCCAGGGACTGCCCATTGGAGTCCAGGTCATCGGCCGGCCATACGCAGATCGCGTTCTGCTCGACGTGGCGGAACGGCTCGCGACGCTGCTTCGTGCCTTCGGGTGA
- a CDS encoding NUDIX domain-containing protein, which yields MVQEQRDGQEMWSIPGGGVERGELLAEALVREVREETGLNLTAVGPLAYLVNTTTDRYPSTVVATFDCADWDGEIAVHDPDGKVTGAVLLPLDEAKSVLASSTAPRPEIEPLLDYLDSLNTGRVWFYRNDQPIE from the coding sequence CTGGTCCAGGAACAGCGTGACGGCCAGGAGATGTGGTCCATCCCCGGCGGCGGCGTAGAGCGCGGTGAACTCCTCGCCGAGGCACTGGTGCGCGAGGTCCGGGAAGAGACCGGTCTGAACCTGACGGCGGTGGGCCCGCTGGCCTACCTCGTCAACACCACGACCGACCGGTACCCCTCCACCGTGGTCGCGACCTTCGACTGCGCCGACTGGGACGGCGAGATCGCGGTGCACGATCCGGACGGCAAAGTGACCGGCGCGGTCCTGCTGCCGCTGGACGAGGCGAAGTCCGTTCTGGCGTCCTCCACCGCGCCCCGGCCCGAGATCGAACCTCTGCTGGACTACCTCGACAGCCTCAACACCGGCCGCGTGTGGTTCTACCGCAACGACCAGCCCATCGAATAG